One genomic region from Mangifera indica cultivar Alphonso chromosome 17, CATAS_Mindica_2.1, whole genome shotgun sequence encodes:
- the LOC123200681 gene encoding enhancer of rudimentary homolog, producing the protein MANKHTIILMQTSQNRATRTFMDYGSINQAMEGICALYERKLRELNPAIRDITYDVADLYNFIDGLTDMSALVFDHSIQAFLPYDRQWIKQRTFQHLKKMAH; encoded by the exons ATG GCTAATAAGCACACTATTATTCTGATGCAGACTTCTCAGAACAGGGCTACAAGGACATTTATGGATTATGGTTCCATAAATCAAGCTATGGAAG GTATATGCGCACTGTATGAAAGGAAGCTTAGGGAGTTAAATCCAGCCATAAGAGACATCACTTATGATGTTGCAGATCTCTACAATTTCATTGATGGCCTTACAGACATGAGTGCATTAGT TTTTGATCACTCAATCCAGGCTTTTTTACCATATGACAGACAGTGGATCAAACAGCGAACCTTTCAACACCTTAAGAAAATGGCGCATTAA